From Puntigrus tetrazona isolate hp1 chromosome 8, ASM1883169v1, whole genome shotgun sequence, the proteins below share one genomic window:
- the arih2 gene encoding E3 ubiquitin-protein ligase ARIH2 yields MSVDMSSQASDSNEEFEDDEDVVEGDIPDYYDGLDDDVAVEEPFDPEEYQFNCLTYRESQRVLTEEVNNVASALKVSPAVAKLVLVHFHWQVSQILERYKSNSSQLLCEAHAQPTTICRSLTAGTSQQCGVCLQLVRRDALLSLPCQHSFCKACWEQHCTVLVKDGVGVEISCMAQDCSLRMPDDFVLPLLPSEELKDKYRRYLFRDYVESHFQLQLCPGADCPIVIQVQKPRARRVQCSRCEEVFCFKCRQMYHAPTDCATIRKWLTKCADDSETANYISAHTKDCPKCNICIEKNGGCNHMQCSKCKHDFCWMCLGDWKTHGSEYYECSRYKENPDIVNQSQQAQAREALKKYLFYFERWENHNKSLQLEAQTYQRIQEKIQERVMNNLGTWIDWQYLQNAAKLLAKCRYTLQYTYPYAYYMESGPRKKLFEYQQAQLEAEIENLSWKVERADSYESGEPSAYDRGDLENQMHIAEQKRRTLLKDFHDT; encoded by the exons ATGTCTGTGGATATGAGTAGCCAAGCCTCAGACAGTAACGAGGAAtttgaagatgatgaagacgTCGTAGAGGGCGACATCCCTGATTATTATGATGGACTTGATGATGACGTGGCGGTAGAAGAACCGTTTGACCCAGAAGAATACCAGTTCAATTGCTTGACGTACAGGGAGAGCCAGAGGGTACTAACTGAGGAAGTCAACAATGTAGCCAGTGCCCTAAAG GTGTCTCCAGCTGTAGCCAAACTGGTCCTTGTACATTTTCACTGGCAAGTGTCACAGATACTCGAAAG GTATAAATCCAATTCCTCTCAGTTGCTATGTGAAGCCCATGCTCAGCCCACAACCATCTGCAGATCTCTCACT gccGGGACGTCGCAGCAGTGTGGGGTGTGTCTGCAGCTGGTCCGGAGAGACGCTCTTCTCTCTCTACCCTGTCAGCACTCCTTCTGCAAGGCATGCTGGGAGCAGCACTGCACTGTACTTGTCAAAGATGGCGTGGGAGTAG AAATTTCCTGCATGGCGCAGGACTGCTCTCTTCGCATGCCAGATGATTTTGTTCTTCCTCTGCTGCCCAGCGaggaactgaaagacaaatacAGACGCTACCTCTTCAGGGACTATGTGGAG AGTCATTTCCAGCTGCAGTTGTGTCCTGGTGCTGACTGTCCGATAGTTATACAGGTGCAGAAACCTCGAGCTCGTAGAGTCCAATGCAGCCGCTGCGAAGAAGTCTTCTG tTTTAAGTGCAGACAGATGTACCACGCACCCACAGACTGTGCTACCATCCGCAAATGGCTGACCAAATGTGCAGATGACTCTGAGACGGCCAACTACATCAGTGCACACACTAAAGAC TGCCCTAAGTGCAATATCTGCATTGAGAAGAATGGAGGGTGCAACCACATG CAATGCTCAAAGTGTAAACATG ATTTCTGCTGGATGTGTCTCGGAGATTGGAAGACTCATGGCAGTGAGTACTACGAGTGCAGTCGCTACAAAGAGAACCCGGACATCGTGAATCAGAGCCAGCAGGCCCAGGCCAGAGAGGCCCTCAAAAAGTACCTGTTCTACTTTGAGAGG TGGGAGAACCACAATAAGAGCTTGCAGCTGGAGGCACAGACGTACCAGCGGATCCAGGAGAAAATTCAGGAGCGAGTCATGAATAACCTGGGTACCTGGATTGACTGGCAGTACCTGCAGAATGCTGCCAAGCTACTGGCCAAG TGTCGTTACACACTGCAGTACACTTATCCTTATGCCTACTACATGGAGTCTGGACCCCGCAAAAAACTG TTTGAGTATCAGCAAGCGCAGCTGGAGGCGGAGATCGAGAACCTGTCATGGAAAGTGGAGAGAGCAGACAGTTATGAGAGTGGAGAGCCGAGTGCTTATGATAGAGGG GATCTGGAGAATCAGATGCACattgctgagcagaagagacggACGCTGCTGAAGGATTTCCACGACACCTGA
- the xpc gene encoding DNA repair protein complementing XP-C cells, translating to MFSSPAVEVHAFRCYERVNLSQSYPRSFSNSRMAKRKETQQKTDTKKPKQIAKSKPASKTRKAKENSMVDKNNCKNSRVASRVPRKVRDERTSKYFQDSEVKTEEPEDMSDHSEEMSPVLREHSSPSKQVKEDEEESEDEEDWEEVEEMAEALGPADSTELAVESKPVEIEIETPDMVRKRQKKEKRKEEFETYLRRMMKRFNKELLVDTHKVHLLCLLASGLFRNRLCCESDLLAVALSILPAHFTTVATKRMNNGFLEGLLKWFQMTFTLNPALPEEKGVELRMVLENRIGCLSARDHEEMTYLFLLVLRSLRLFCRLVLSLQPIPLKPPPVSKSKTTPTKSSPEKDQSEKPSPGAKISPGTKRPASAHNAAVKEERGGKRKKKKEEGGEKETVGGQKPKNSRRRSVASKVSYKEVSSEEEEQSEEEFQPNNEEDSEDSDGAMKVCRKSKVKGKDRAPRSSDVKQEEESEEEEEEEEEEEEEEEKQVKKQRRKRKEGKGTDEWLEVYLESTGKWLCVDVDQGVGQPQLCSDQATQPITYVVGVDDEGYLKDLSSRYDPTWLTSSRRRRVESEWWEETMELYKSTDTERGQKEDQEMQAKLLDKPLPTSISEYKNHPLYALKRHLLKYEAIYPSTAAVLGYCRGEPVYSRDCVHTLHSRDTWLKEARTVRLGEEPYKMVLGFSNRSRKARMMSEQKDVKDLALFGVWQTEEYQPPIAVDGKVPRNEFGNVYMFKPCMLPVGCVHLHLPNLHRVARKLNIDCASAVTGFDYHCGFAHAVNDGYIVCEEHQEILKAAWENEQDIQQKKEQEKREKRVVANWTLLVKGLLIKERLKRRYGQQGLASEPGLKQEKEGLSSDEEGEGGAQIAPPSLTSSWPQNRQEEQEEKIVRRVTKREKRGEEKHLFPFEKV from the exons ATGTTCAGCTCCCCTGCAGTCGAAGTGCACGCTTTTCGGTGTTATGAAAG AGTTAATTTATCCCAAAGCTATCCACGATCTTTCAGCAACAGCAGAATGGCAAAGAGAAAAGAGACACAGCAGAAAACCGACACAAAGAAACCGAAGCAGATTGCAAAGAGCAAACCAGCCTCCAAAACGCGAAAAGCCAaag aaaATAGTATGGTGGACAAAAACAACTGCAAGAACTCCAGGGTGGCATCTCGTGTGCCCAGAAAGGTCAGAGATGAGAGAACGAGCAAGTACTTCCAGGACAGTGAAGTGAAAACCGAAGAACCAGAGGACATGAGTGACCACAGTGAGGAGATGAGCCCCGTGCTCAGAGAACACTCATCACCATCGAAACAAGTCaaagaggatgaggaagagagtgaggatgaggaggactGGGAGGAAGTGGAAG AAATGGCAGAAGCTCTGGGCCCTGCGGACTCGACCGAACTAGCGGTTGAGTCGAAACCTGTGGAGATTGAGATCGAGACTCCAGACATGGTTCGCAAGAGGCAGAAGAA ggagaaaaggaaagaagaGTTTGAGACTTACCTTCGTCGAATGATGAAACGATTTAACAAGGAACTGCTGGTGGATACCCACaag GTCCATCTTCTTTGCTTGTTGGCCAGTGGTTTGTTCCGGAACAGATTGTGCTGTGAGTCTGACCTGTTGGCTGTTGCTTTGTCAATACTGCCTGCCCACTTTACCACAGTTGCCACAAAACGCATGAACAATGGCTTCCTCGAGGGGCTTCTCAAATG GTTTCAAATGACATTCACATTAAACCCTGCCTTACCTGAGGAGAAGGGAGTGGAGTTGAGGATGGTGCTGGAAAACCGAATTGGCTGTTTATCAGCAAGGGACCATGAGGAAATGACCTAT CTGTTCTTATTGGTGTTGCGGTCATTACGGCTCTTCTGTCGATTGGTTCTGTCATTGCAACCAATTCCTCTGAAACCACCACCTGTCAGCAAG agcaAGACCACACCTACCAAGAGCTCTCCAGAAAAAGACCAGTCTGAGAAACCCTCTCCGGGGGCCAAGATATCTCCTGGAACCAAACGCCCAGCGTCAGCCCATAACGCTGCAGTAAAAGAGGAAAGAGgtggaaagagaaagaaaaagaaagaggaaggaggagagaaagagacagtaGGGGGACAGAAACCCAAAAACAGCAGAAGAAGAAGTGTAGCTTCAAAAGTGTCATACAAAGAAGTCAGCAGTGAAGAGGAGGAGCAGAGTGAAGAGGAGTTTCAACCAAACAACGAGGAAGACAGTGAAGACTCTGATGGGGCTATGAAAGTATGCAGAAAGTCAAAAGTGAAGGGAAAAGATCGGGCTCCTCGGTCGAGCGATGTCAAACAGGAAGAAGaaagtgaagaagaagaagaggaggaggaggaggaggaggaggaggaagagaaacaGGTGAAGAAACAACGACGTAAAAGAAAGGAGGGGAAAGGAACAGATGAGTGGTTGGAGGTTTATTTGGAAAGTACGGGGAAGTGGCTGTGTGTTGATGTGGATCAAGGTGTTGGCCAGCCGCAGCTCTGCTCTGATCAGGCGACTCAACCAATCACTTACGTGGTGGGTGTCGATGACGAAGGCTACCTGAAAGACCTTAGCAGCAGGTATGACCCCACGTGGCTGACCTCATCACGGAGACGCCGGGTCGAATCAGAATGGTGGGAGGAGACTATGGAGCTCTACAAGTCTACAGATACTGAGAGAGGACAGAAGGAGGATCAGGAG ATGCAGGCAAAGTTACTGGACAAGCCATTGCCAACATCAATCTCAGAATACAAGAACCATCCGCTGTACGCACTAAAGAGGCACCTGCTAAAATACGAGGCCATCTACCCCTCTACAGCTGCTGTCCTTGGGTACTGCAGAGGAGAGCCAGTTTATTCACG AGACTGCGTGCACACGCTTCATTCTAGAGATACCTGGCTGAAAGAAGCAAGAACCGTTAGATTAGGAGAAGAGCCATACAAG ATGGTGCTTGGATTTTCCAACCGTTCTCGTAAAGCCAGGATGATGTCAGAGCAGAAAGACGTCAAAGATCTGGCTCTTTTTGGAGTCTGGCAAACTGAAGAATACCAGCCTCCGATCGCCGTTGACGGCAAA GTGCCGCGTAATGAGTTTGGGAACGTGTACATGTTTAAGCCATGCATGTTACCAGTAGGATGTGTTCACCTGCATTTGCCAAATCTGCACAGAGTTGCTCGAAAACTGAACATAGACTGTGCTTCAGCCGTGACGGGTTTTGATTACCATTGTGGATTTGCACATGCAGT taatgaTGGCTATATTGTCTGTGAAGAACACCAAGAAATCCTGAAAGCAGCTTGGGAAAATGAGCAAGATATCcagcaaaagaaagaacaagAG AAACGTGAGAAGCGTGTGGTGGCCAACTGGACACTACTGGTGAAAGGCCTGCTGATAAAAGAGAGGCTGAAGCGTCGCTATGGGCAGCAGGGGCTGGCATCGGAGCCAGGGCTTAAGCAAGAAAAAGAAGGACTGTCCTCAGATGAGGAGGGAGAGGGCGGGGCTCAGATAGCTCCTCCCTCTCTGACCAGTTCGTGGCCGCAGAACAGGCAAGAGGAACAAGAGGAAAAGATTGTAAGGCGCGTAACTAAACGAGAGAAACGTGGAGAGGAGAAACATCTCTTtccttttgaaaaagtttga